aaaatgtttatatattttgagagagagagagtgagtgcatgccGGAGCCAGggaagcgcagagagagagaatcccaagcaggctccacgctgtcagtacagaccctgatgcaggctcgatcccatgaattgtgagatcatgacctgagctgaaatcaagagctggttggTTGCTGAaccactcaactgattgagccacccaggcgccccagtatcttCAGCTCTTATTTGAGAGAAACATAGTAACATTCAAATGTAACTtaagtcaggggcgcctgcgtggctcactcggttgagcgtccctttgagcgtccgacttcggctcaggtcatgatctcacggtctgtgagttcgagccccgcatcgggctctgtgctgatggctcagagcctggagcctgcttccgattctgtgtttccctctctctctgccccttccctgctcatgctctgtctctgtctcaaaaaaaaaaaaaaaaaaaaaaaaaaaaagtgttaagaaaaaaaaattttcaaatgtaactTAAGTCAAAAAAGAttcacccagaagcccccagtTCTCACTGACGTTTTATTTCAAATATGGTCTTTAAGTTTTACTGGTATGGATatgtatttcatgaaaaaaattttgagcCACTCCTATGGGCCGCCCACTGAGATCCAAGAGTAGGGGTGTCACCTTCTCTTTGCCTGGTCTCCTGGCGAAGGGCGGCTCCTGAGGGCAGCTGTCTTTCCTGGTGTGGGATCTGCCTCAGCTCCCCAGCCCAGTCTGCAGCCTGGTCTCCTTCCACGGTGGCAGCAGTGTCCTGAGACTAGGGGCTTTGCTGGGCGTTTACCCTTGGTCCTTGTGAGGTGCTGGGGCCAGGGGTGTGTCTCTGGGCTTGGTGGTTAAGCTAGAGGCCACTTCCTCTCCTCCATGACAGGCCAATTGTCGTTTCCCCAGCTTTCATCCAAGAGGAAACTCTGTAGAAGTAAGGAAAATAGCATAGTGAGAAAAGTGATTCGATTTctctatttgattattttttatttttaaaattcttttttttttttttaattttttttttcaacgtttatttatttttgggacagagagagacagagtatgaacgggggaggggcagagagagagggagacacagaatcggaaacaggctccaggctctgagccatcagcccagagcccgacgcggggctcgaactcacggaccacgagatcgtgacctggctgaagtcggacgcttaaccgactgcgccacccaggcgcccctaaaattcttttttttatagcgtttacttatttatttggggggggggcagagaataagcaagcaggggaggggcagagagagagggagacacagaatccgaagcaggccccaggttcccagctgtcagcacagagcccgatgcggggctcgaactcatgaaccgtgagatcatgacctgagccggtcagacgcttaactgactgtgccacccaggcgccctgcagtTCAATTTCTGAAAGAAGGAAGTTGTGTTTTGAAAAACATCCTGAATCAGGTTTTCAGGGGCCTGTGAGTAGACAGGTCCAGCTGGGGGTCTGGCTGCATGGGGTGGTTCTGACCTGTGCTGTTCACTTTCCTGGGCCTTGAGCAAGTCCTTGGGCCCCTCTTGCCAGGCTCCAGTTTCTCCATCTAGGCGAGTGAGGAGCAGGGAGGTCTGCTCTGGGCTTCACCTTCACATGGAGAGCGTGCACGGTGGGCATTTGATGCAACCTgatgcctgcccccctcccccccccccccccccccccccccccccccactgggcAGGGTCTCTTCCTGGCCTCTGACATTCAGCAGCTGCGGCAGGCCATCGAGGAGTGCAAGCAGGTGATTCTGGAGCTGCCCGAGCACTCAGAGAAGCAGAAGGATGCCGTAGTTCGGCTCATCCACCTCCGGCTGAAACTCCAGGAGCTGAAGGTGTGTGCTGACCTACCTACCATGGAGGCTGAGGGGGCAATGTAGGAATCTCCCCTTCCAGATGCTGAGGGGCTGAAAGGGTGGGCCCTTGCCCCTTGTGGAGGCTATTTCTCTATTATTAGTCTGATCTTGATTGGCCAGTCCTGGTCACATGCCACCTACTGGGGCAAGTAAGTGAGGTAAGGCCCGCCTCGAACCTCATTACCTAGAgttggtgggtgtgtgtgtgggggtggttCCTGAGGATTTTGCAAAGGGGACAGTGGTAAGGGTAATGGATTCTGGAGGCCAAAACCCATAGCTGTCCTTGAAGTCCTTGAGTGTGTGCACTCTTTAGCTTGGCTGCCATTGGGTCCCTGACTGGCTCATGAATCCCTGGGAACTTAGAAACTAGAATATTCACTAGGATATAGGTGAGGGTATGGTAACAAAGATGCCCCCAAATCCAGTGGTTTAAAGGAGTCAGATGTATAATTTGACTTATGTAGAAACCCTATAGGTGGCCTAGAGCCCATACGGCAGCTAATGGTGTTGGGGATCCCAGGCCCTCCAGTCCTTGTGAGAATCCAAGATGGCCTCATGGCACTTTGGGTCTGTACTTAGCAGAAAAAAcgtgggaggggggagaaggcCATGTCACTCCTGCTCACATACCCTTGGCCCTAACATGGTCCCAGGACAGCACCTAGGTGCAGGAGATGTTGGGAAAATCAGTCTGTACTCTGGGTGGTTCAGGCCTGACTCATCACTGGCGATTTCTTTCGCTAAAGGGAAAAGGGGGTGTGATGTTGGGGGAGCTCACAATACGTGCTGTAAACGGTACCTGGCAGAACTAGCCCCAGGAGCTcatgggaagggaaaggagttACAGCAGGCTCACCTGTCTGGTCTCTCTAGGACCCCAACGAGGACGAGCCCAACATCCGAGTCCTCCTCGAGCACCGTTTCTACAAGGAGAAGAGCAAAAGTGTCAAGCAAACCTGTGACAAGTGCAACACCATTATCTGGGGGCTCATTCAGACCTGGTACACCTGTACAGGTGGGCTGAGCCCCAGATCTGCCCCTTCTGGTGGGTAGTCCTGGTCCCCAGGGCAGGGTAGAGACCTTCAGCCCTGCTGCCATATCTGGGCTGTGTTCCGGTGAGTTCTCTGCAGTGTGCTCAGTATTTGCTGAGCCCTGAGGAATACTGGGCATAAAGCAAGGGACAAGAGACTCAAACTCCTGCCTTTATCAGGCTCACATCCACGTTCGGCTTTCTAGTGTAGTAGCCACGAGCCACACGTGAACTCAAACTGATTCAAACAAGTAACGATTTAGTTCCTTACTCGTGCTGTCTACGTTACAAGTGCTTAATGGCCACATGAGGCTGGGGGCTACCGTATTGGTCAGTGCAAAGAAAACGTTTCCATTATGGCTGAAAATCTCTATGGATGGCGCTGTTCTGAACGAGCATATGGTGTGTTAGACAGTTGAAGAAACGCAAGGAAAGAGAATAGCGTAGGTCAGGGAGTGTGATGGGTGTGACTTCAGGGTGGAATAAAAAGGCATCACGTGACATTCAAGCAACACTTGGAAGTCAGGGAGCAAGTCAGGAGTACATGTGGGGAAGAATGCCCCTGGTGGGGGGGACTTGGCCAGATACACTGGCTGGTGTGTGTCCAGTGTCTTCTGTGTGGAGCAGAGAAAAGTGTGGCTGGGCCGTTGCATCTGAGAGGAGGTCGGTAGAGGTGGGCTCAGAGGCGACCAGGTACTTTCTCTAAGCGCACCGGGGGCCGTAGGTCGGGGCTGGACGTGCTTAGGTTTTCACGAGATCACTCTGGCTGCCGAGCTGAGCACCAGCTGAAGGAGGGAGTGCAGAGATGGACAGGTAGGATGATGGCACTCTGACCGGGGTGGGGCTCTTTTGGAGGAGAAGAACCCAGCGCAGCACTGCCTGAAGGGCTGGAAATGGGCGTAAGAGTGGAGCTGAGATGATTTACAAATTTTAGTCTCAGTAGGTGGAAGGTCGGAGTCCCTGAAACGCGAGGCGGGAAAACCACGTGTGGGCGGTGGGTTTGTCAAGGAAGAATGAGAATTCCATTTAGACTGAGCGAGTCTGATGCCCTTCCGGCATCCAGGTGGGAATGGCCGGCGGTCTGGAGTTGAGGACGAAGGCCCGCACGCCCCACAGGccaaggctggggagggggcctgaCAAGGTCTTTCAAGTTCTGGGGCCTGCGGTGGGGCCTGGAGAAGCTCTCAGGTCGATGTGGGAACCGGAGTAGAGCTGAAGGCCAGTCCAGGCTGCGggatcccctccctccccccgtcTGAGAGGCACGTTGCtggtcctccccaccccaggctgttACTACCGCTGTCATAGCAAGTGCTTGAACCTCATCTCCAAGCCCTGCGTGCGCTCCAAAGTCAGCCACCAAGCGGAATACGAGCTGAACATCTGCCCCGAGACAGGGCTGGACAGCCAGGATTACCGCTGCGCGGAGTGCCGGGCGCCCATCTCTCTGCGTGAGTGCCCCCGGAGAGAGCAGGGCGCAGGGTGAGGGAGGCGGCTCCGGGCAGGGTACCCCGGCCAACAGCTGTGAGAAACTTGGACCAGTCAGACGCTGAGGACGGCTTGGCTCCCGTGGATggtgtcctgctctctctccttgaGGAGTGACAAGGGGCTGCTACTGTGCCTTTTCTCTTCCCGCTCAGCAGACCGGGCTCCCGCCTAGGTCACGTGGGAGTGCTCACAAGGCTGCTCTGCTCCAGCCTCCCCGGCGGCCCCAGCGTCACAGGAAGCCCGCCTGGACAGGAAAAACAGCACGATAGTCGCTCGCTCGTGCGCCATGTTAGGCCTTCTTCCAGAGAGTTTCTGATGTTAATTTATGGGGTCCTCTCAGCGGTCCCGTGGTGGGGGTTATTGTCCCCTTTTACTGATGACAAAGCTGAGGGTAGCCGGGTGCCTGATTTGCTTCGGGTCTTGGGGCTCAGAAGAGGTTGCGTCGGGTCTGGAGGGTGGCTGTTTCCCTGTACGTGGCCCCTTCCTTCCACAGGGGGCGTGCCCAGCGAGGCCCGGCAGTGTGACTATACCGGCCAGTACTACTGCAGCCATTGCCACTGGAATGACCTGGCCATCATCCCTGCACGAGTTGTGCACAACTGGGACTTTGAGCCGCGcaaggcaggggcgggggggggggcggtgggggggtggggttcgTATACAGGCTGAGTGGGGGGGAACTGTAGCCCCAAGGACGGAGAGCCAGTGCtcaggcctggggggtggggggagcggatcttggtcctgggggggggggcgtggggggtaGTATGTGTGATGCTGGAGATGCCACTCCATCATGTCCCCCAGGTGTCCCGCTGCAGCATGCGCTACCTGGCACTGATGGTGTCTCGTCCGGTCCTCAGGCTCCGCGAGATCAACCCTCTGCTCTTCAACTACGTGGAGGAGCTGGTGGAGATCAGGGTgaggctggagggggcagggtggacgttgttctccaccccccccccccccccccccccccccccccccccccgtgtcctGGGAGGAGAGATGCCACCTGCTGAGGGCTAGTGAGGCCCCTTGGCTATCTTTAGGGTTAAAGACAGTAGAGCAGTGTCCGGTCACAATGACGGTAGGCCCAGAGgcaatttgaaattttctagtaGCCGCCTCAAAAGTAAAACGCaggggaaattaattttaacaatatattttatgtgatCCAATGTACCCAAAAGATTATTGCAACATCATTAACGTACTACATTATTGAGATGtattgcattctttctcttttttgtacaATGTGTCTGAGGATAAATGCATCTCAGAGTGCAGTTGGCCTGGACGCTGTGATTTGAACTTGAGCTCGGCTGCAGCTCTCAGATCTGGGACCATCCCGGGGGACGTGACCTAGGGGATGCATCCTGTCCCCTCTCGACCTGGAGTGCCAGCCCCCTCAGCCACCCAGACGTGCCAGGGCACAGCTCCGCCCTGGCCGAGAATGCCCACCTGCCCCTCTCGTCCTTAGAAGCTGCGCCAGGACATCCTGCTCATGAAGCCATACTTCATCACTTGCAAGGAGGCCATGGAGGCACGTCTGCTCCTGCAGGTCAGGCCACCGGAGCGGGAGCTGGGGAtccggggtcgggggggggggggagggcacacGGGAAACAGAGAGCCAGGGCAACGAGGACACGCTGTGCCCAAGACTTTTTCAGACGAGTCGATAGCTTATGTGTGCTGTGCGTTTGGCACAGGGTCTCCCAGGCTTCCCAAGGAGCCCTCCCAGGCTGGGGAGGGTGCTGCAGCCCAGACCCCAGGTGTGCACACGGTGTCTGACCTGCTCCCATTTTCCACCAGACCTGAGACGTAGCAGACGTGAGGTCTGCAGTAAGCAAACGGGCATTCTGCCCACAAAAGCGTTCTCTGATTACGTCCGTGCGAGAAACACTGGGAGAAGCAGGTATTGACCTGAATCTCCACGCAGTGGACCAGGCCCAGGCGTGGACCAGGCACAGGCCTGCCCAGGCAAGACTGACCACGAACACACTTTTCCAGGCTCACttatttgttcagcaaatattcGGGGGTATTCACTGTTCTAGATCCTAGGGAGCAGGGAACAAAACAGGTAGGGATCCTTGCTCTCACTTCAGGAAGCACCCTTCgggtggggaagaaaaataagtagaatGTCGGGGCGGGGGTTGAGGTCTGTGGACAAGATACGGCAGGGAAAGGAGGTGCAGAATGTTGGTGGTAAACAGGGCCAGGGCCGGGAGGAGGTATGGCATGCTGGGCAGAGGTGGGGTGTGCCCGCTGTGTTGGAAGCAGCAAGGTGACCGGTGTGGATGGTGCAGGGGGTGCCCTCTGGGGCCCAGACACCCTCTGCAGCCTGTTGCTTCCACGAGCCCCCCTAGGGCCCAGATGTCGGGAGTGTCGGGGTGGGCGGTGGAAGGGGCCCTCACCTGGTATTGGGGTCACGGTTGCTGGGACCCACAGCTCCAGGACCGGCAGCATTTTGTGGAGAACGATGAGATGTACTCCGTCCAGGACCTGCTGGATGCGCACACGGGCCGCCTCGGCTGCTCGCTCACGGAGACCCACACACTCTTTGCCAAGCACATCAAGCTGGACTGTGAGGTGGGCCCCCCAGCCCGGACCAGGGGGCATCGCCCTCTGCTCCCAGTCTCGAGGGCAGGGAGGATGGGAAAACAGCTTGGCCCAGTGTGCCCTTCGGAGCATGCGCTGACCTGCCCCCCACTCTCCACTGTTGCCCCCCAGCGGTGTCAGGCCAAGGGCTTCGTATGCGAGCTCTGCAGAGAGGGTGATGTGCTGTTCCCCTTCGACAGCCACACGTCTGTGTGCACCGAGTGTTCTGCTGTCTTCCACAGGTTAGTGTGGCTGCGACCCACCCTTGGGCCAGGTGAGGGGGCCACCTGCCACGGTGGGGGGCATTTAGGCTCAGGTCTTTGCTGCCTGATTTTCAAAGCCCTTGGCTTTGATCCTAGATACGGGGTTAGACCCTGATGTGAACGAAATTCAAAGTTCCCCGGGGGAACAAGCAcctgtggggctggggagggtgctGCAGCCCAGACCCCAGGTGTGCACACGGTGTCTGACCTGCTCCCATTTTCCACCAGACCTGAGACGTAGCAGAGGCCAGAGGTTCCTAGACTTCCTGGTTCCTGGCACCCTCGGGGTCccggtgattttttttcaaacatccCTAGGCCGAAAGAAATACCAACATTTTTATTAAGTACTTAGATCCAAACAACTTGAGCATTTGTGACAAAAAGACTTAGTGGGTTGTTTGGAAGAAGAACGCACATATGTTGGGAGAAAAATAACTTAATTCTCTAATAAGCGCAGTCACTAATACTAGGTGCTGCCTGCTGGGCCCTGCGTGACTCCTCACCCTGGACTCAGATGCCCACCCCCCATTTCTGTGCCACGGGTTATTGCCTGGCACTTGCTCTTTGTCCTAGCATCCAGTGACAGCGTGGAACTGGGATTGGCGTCCCCGTAGCAAAAACACATGCTGTAGGCGTGGATTCCCTTGAGCTAGCAGTGTGTGTGCCGTGTGACAGAGGTCAAGCATTGCTGTGTCACCACCAAATCTTAATAGTCCCCAGGACCCTGTGCCCCCCCAGTGCCCTGGGCGGAGGCTCGGCACAGTGGTGGTAAGCACAGGTAGGGAAGCCAAGCGGCGAGAGCGCCCAGCGGATGGTAGCCAGCGGGCAGGTGTGGACCCCGTGGGAAGGCCTGCGCTGAGAGCCGGATCGCAGGCCCGGTAGACACATCTGGGTGCCGACCTGGCTTCTGCCCTTTGGGAGGAGGGGGCTGTTGGAGCCTGACTGAGGAAGCCCGTGAAGGCTCAGCGGTAGATCTTCACGTGCAGGGAGCCCGGACCTTTCCTAGGGCTgaccccctgtccccccccccccccgccccgcccccagggacTGCTACTATGACAACTCTACCACGTGTCCCAAGTGTGCCCGGCTCACCTTGCGGAAGCAGTCACTCTTCCGGGAGCCTGGTCCAGATGTGGATGCCTAGAGCAgcaggcacccccccacccaagcCTTTCTGGCGTCCAACCTGCTGGTCATTGCCAAAGTCAAGGTGTTTTTTGTGTTCTGGAGACCCCAAGGGTGCAGCCCCTGGACGTCTCCCTTGTGCTGGGCCGGAGGGGTGTAAGCGGCACCATGCGGCCCGTCATCTGTCTCCCAGGCATTTGCTGGGATGTGGTGCAGCCTGGCTCTTTGCTGGGTGTGCTGCTGTGAAGGCTTCAGGACTCCGTACGCAGGGGAGCGGGCAAAGGGCGTCTCACCTCCCCGGTGGCAAAGAGCCTTGGGGCCGAGGCTGCTGGGCTTTGGCCACCCTGAAAACCCAGAGAGGACTTTGTGGGAGTAGCCAACAAACCCCGGGGGTGCTGGCTACATACACCCAGACTTGGCCTGAGGAAAACCTGCAATGGATGATTTGGATCTACCTGGaggctcccatcccccagccccttgTCTGTTTGGAGACTTCTGGTTGTCTCTGGCTGGGGTCGTCCACAACTGTCTCCTGAgggctctgcccctgcctcttgAGGTTCTGTCCCTAGGTTCTCCTCTGACAGGACCAGCCCAGGGGTTACCTGTTCTGTACAACGTGGAGGGAAGGGGGCCGTGGTCTCTTCCTCCTACTCCCCCTGCCGCTGCTCAGCCCAGCCTACCCTGGTGCTCCAGGCTGGGTGGCTGGGGGTCCAGTTGGAAGAGGCTGTCCTGCTTCCCAGTTTGGAGCAGGGACTATGCCCCTGGGGGAATTCTAGGTTAGGCAACGGGGTTGGCAGCAGTAGGCCTGTGGGGCTCTTCTGGGAACTCTCTGCCTGAGGAGCTCCATGCTGCTTCCACAGTGCCTGCGGAGGGCTCTGGACGGCCTGGAGACCACCAGCCAGTGGTCTTTTGCTCGGGGCCTGGAGGTGCTGGGAGTATTTGCTCAAGGGAGCTTTGGGCAGGAATCTCAGAGCCCATGCGGGAAGCCTGGAGCACAGGATGTGGAAGGTCCTGTACACCAGCTGACAAATGGGACCCTTAGGCAGAGGGTGAGAAGCCACAGGTTCTTCACTGGTGGAGCCACAGTCAACCTCGGTATTTGCAGGGACGTTTTGTGCTTTAGAGACCTTGCCATTGAGGGGGGAGTCCTGTGGGAAGGGGACATTTCAGGATGTGGCTCTCCAGCCTTTTGTGCCCTCTTGCCCAGACTGTGGTCAGCTGTTGATGCACATGGTTGACATACAtatgtggtgggggtggggtgggcagggaacaTAGCCACTTGGGTATCCATCACCTTTGGCTAGGAAACCCAAGAGGAGATGCTTCAGCCAGCAGAAAAGTCGGCTTAGCCTGCTGGAGGATCAGAGGGGTGGCTAAAGACCGTGTCCCCTCCTCCTGGCTCTTCTGCACCATCAGAAAAGCCTCTGTTGGTGGCTTTAGGCAATCCTCTCGCTGAGTGTTCTGATCTGCCTTGGGGTAACAGTGAGAAGCAAACATTGGTGAGGTTGGGTCAACAggtccctgccctgcttccccttcctctcGAGGGCTGAAGAGGGGCTTAAGGTCCAGATGCCCTTTTCCTGCACCCCCAGATCCACACATTTTCCACCAGTGCTTTCCATTTCTGTCAGAAGGATACTGGCCATTCCCGGCTTTACCGCGTAATGGACGTCACATCATTGTAGTTACAATCACCACGTCCATAGAAAGCGTTAATAAGTTGGCATCTGCTGGACGAGGAGTtggctcccttttctttttaacaacccccattccctcctcccccaataTCGCCATCTTCCCCTTCTGGATGACCGAGTCTTTAAACAAAATCACGTGTGGGTCTTGGAATCCAAGCACTGTAACCAGCACCCACCAAAGAGCCAGTTTGCACGGCCAACGCTTCACAGAAAAGCAGCAAGGGACACCTGGTTGTACTGATGCCATAGCCGCTGTCTCATTAAATCTGTGTTCTCTAGACTCTGGTGTGTGTGGTGAATTGGGGACAAGATAGGATTTATTGACATGCAGACCAGCTGCAGCCTTCCCCATCCAGTGGGGCCAAATGTGATTCGGTTTGGGGAGTTTGTGATGAGTGTCAGAGGGCTGAGTGTATGGAGTCCCCTCAGCTCCGTGTTCTATGAAAGATGAAAACACATAACTTGGGGTTGTTCGGGCTCTAGGAAGCATCGAGCACTGAGCTTGGCGTGCAGAGAATGTTCGGTAAGTAGAAACTGTGTCTTCTGGAGTCCTCATGGCTGAGGGATTATCTCATAACCCAGTGGAATCAGCGGGAAACTGGCTGATCATGCAAGTCACATGTCCAGCGCCTGGCCATCTCTTTCACAAGCTAGACCCACAGAAGGGCCCTCACTGCAACTCAGGACCATTCCCATTGCCCCGGGCTTCAGGAGAACCCTAACTGCCCCTCTCCCAAATTACATTCAAGCCTCTGTATATGTACATTCTTTTCAGAGAGATGATCTACAGTTTTGACCAGGATCTCAAAGGGGCCATGACCCAGCGAATATAAGGAATCTTCTGATAAGACtgtaaccctaaccctaaagAAACCAGACAGCTCTTTGGGCGCAAgcggaagggagggaggaatggtgTGGGAGGGCTGTTTGTGGGCCTGGTCTTGGCATATTTGAGCACACACCTCCAACTACAAGTAACTAAAGCTATACTTTGGATACTTGATGTAAGATGAATatgttttccctctcttttagGTGAtgaaatggtattttctttttaccattaattttttttaatgtttattcatttttgacagagagagagagagagagagagagagagagaacattagcggggggggggggtagagagagagggagatacagaatctgaagcaggttccaggctctgagctgtcagcacagagcctgacgtggggctcgaactcacaaaccgtgagatcatgacctcagccaaagtcggatgcccaactgactgagccacccaggagcccgtcttttatcatttatatattggCAAACTTAGATATACAGAACCATTGCAAAAACATTCCCATTTACCTATCTCCTGGATTCcctaaatagtaattttttttttttttttagcatttatttatttttaagagagagcacc
The sequence above is a segment of the Leopardus geoffroyi isolate Oge1 chromosome E2, O.geoffroyi_Oge1_pat1.0, whole genome shotgun sequence genome. Coding sequences within it:
- the DEF8 gene encoding differentially expressed in FDCP 8 homolog isoform X3; amino-acid sequence: MPGSPLCGQQRAGAPRALGRWDAMEYDEKLARFRQAHLNPFNKQLGPRQHEQRASEEAPDFASEEALPELPPGEPEFHCTERVMDLGLSEDHFSRPVGLFLASDIQQLRQAIEECKQVILELPEHSEKQKDAVVRLIHLRLKLQELKDPNEDEPNIRVLLEHRFYKEKSKSVKQTCDKCNTIIWGLIQTWYTCTGCYYRCHSKCLNLISKPCVRSKVSHQAEYELNICPETGLDSQDYRCAECRAPISLRGVPSEARQCDYTGQYYCSHCHWNDLAIIPARVVHNWDFEPRKVSRCSMRYLALMVSRPVLRLREINPLLFNYVEELVEIRKLRQDILLMKPYFITCKEAMEARLLLQLQDRQHFVENDEMYSVQDLLDAHTGRLGCSLTETHTLFAKHIKLDCERCQAKGFVCELCREGDVLFPFDSHTSVCTECSAVFHRDCYYDNSTTCPKCARLTLRKQSLFREPGPDVDA
- the DEF8 gene encoding differentially expressed in FDCP 8 homolog isoform X1 — translated: MEYDEKLARFRQAHLNPFNKQLGPRQHEQRASEEAPDFASEEALPELPPGEPEFHCTERVMDLGLSEDHFSRPVGLFLASDIQQLRQAIEECKQVILELPEHSEKQKDAVVRLIHLRLKLQELKDPNEDEPNIRVLLEHRFYKEKSKSVKQTCDKCNTIIWGLIQTWYTCTGCYYRCHSKCLNLISKPCVRSKVSHQAEYELNICPETGLDSQDYRCAECRAPISLRGVPSEARQCDYTGQYYCSHCHWNDLAIIPARVVHNWDFEPRKVSRCSMRYLALMVSRPVLRLREINPLLFNYVEELVEIRKLRQDILLMKPYFITCKEAMEARLLLQLQDRQHFVENDEMYSVQDLLDAHTGRLGCSLTETHTLFAKHIKLDCERCQAKGFVCELCREGDVLFPFDSHTSVCTECSAVFHRDCYYDNSTTCPKCARLTLRKQSLFREPGPDVDA
- the DEF8 gene encoding differentially expressed in FDCP 8 homolog isoform X2; amino-acid sequence: MEYDEKLARFRQAHLNPFNKQLGPRQHEQRASEEAPDFASEEALPELPPGEPEFHCTERVMDLGLSEDHFSRPVGLFLASDIQQLRQAIEECKQVILELPEHSEKQKDAVVRLIHLRLKLQELKDPNEDEPNIRVLLEHRFYKEKSKSVKQTCDKCNTIIWGLIQTWYTCTGCYYRCHSKCLNLISKPCVRSKVSHQAEYELNICPETGLDSQDYRCAECRAPISLRGVPSEARQCDYTGQYYCSHCHWNDLAIIPARVVHNWDFEPRKVSRCSMRYLALMVSRPVLRLREINPLLFNYVEELVEIRKLRQDILLMKPYFITCKEAMEARLLLQDLLDAHTGRLGCSLTETHTLFAKHIKLDCERCQAKGFVCELCREGDVLFPFDSHTSVCTECSAVFHRDCYYDNSTTCPKCARLTLRKQSLFREPGPDVDA